The following proteins are encoded in a genomic region of Methylobacterium tardum:
- a CDS encoding helix-turn-helix domain-containing protein encodes MFPTGPQIRAARALLNMSRDELAALSGVSARTIDNLESEARTPIQATQIAVMSALMSGVEFLPPDPKLGRGPGVCLVAR; translated from the coding sequence ATGTTCCCCACCGGTCCACAGATCCGCGCCGCGCGCGCCCTGCTCAACATGAGCCGCGACGAGCTCGCAGCCCTGAGCGGCGTGTCGGCTAGGACGATCGACAATCTCGAAAGCGAGGCGCGGACGCCGATCCAGGCTACCCAGATCGCGGTGATGTCTGCCCTGATGTCGGGGGTCGAATTTCTGCCGCCTGATCCGAAGCTCGGCCGCGGTCCAGGTGTCTGTCTCGTAGCCCGCTAG
- the lysC gene encoding Rz1-like lysis system protein LysC: protein MIRILAAAALAACLAGCVTPGQPSIPASLLTCSDAPTWRKGGTQRDVAGYAVDLRDAHADCRDRLGAVRSIMAPTE from the coding sequence ATGATCCGGATCCTCGCCGCGGCCGCGCTCGCCGCCTGCCTCGCCGGGTGCGTCACGCCCGGCCAGCCATCCATCCCCGCGAGCCTGCTGACATGCTCCGACGCGCCGACCTGGCGGAAGGGTGGCACGCAGCGCGACGTCGCCGGCTACGCCGTCGACCTGCGCGACGCCCATGCCGACTGCCGCGATCGGCTCGGCGCGGTCCGCTCGATCATGGCGCCCACCGAATGA